The following are encoded in a window of Ignavibacteriales bacterium genomic DNA:
- a CDS encoding tetratricopeptide repeat protein has product MKLCTSILLSTIVLFTACNSHKDQALFNSAAEKSKAKNYSEALKDYQEIINDYSGSDKAAESIFSVAAMYHMFQIPNVSKDESLKKAVEYYQKLYQQFPQDERAPKALFMSGFIQANELGNIDAARLAYQEFLNKFPKHELAVPARTELDNLGKTPEEILQEKTAKK; this is encoded by the coding sequence ATGAAATTATGTACTTCAATTCTTTTATCCACCATTGTTCTTTTTACGGCTTGTAACTCGCATAAAGATCAAGCATTATTTAATAGCGCTGCGGAAAAATCTAAAGCAAAAAATTATTCCGAAGCATTAAAAGATTACCAAGAAATTATAAATGATTATTCAGGAAGCGATAAAGCTGCGGAAAGTATTTTTTCTGTTGCAGCAATGTATCATATGTTTCAGATACCAAATGTTTCTAAGGATGAATCTCTAAAGAAAGCAGTGGAATATTATCAAAAATTATATCAGCAATTTCCTCAGGATGAAAGAGCACCTAAAGCTTTATTTATGTCCGGATTTATACAGGCTAATGAACTGGGAAACATAGATGCAGCAAGGTTAGCGTATCAAGAATTTTTAAATAAATTTCCTAAGCATGAACTTGCTGTACCTGCTAGAACGGAATTAGATAATCTCGGCAAGACTCCAGAAGAAATTCTTCAAGAGAAGACAGCGAAAAAATAG
- the glmM gene encoding phosphoglucosamine mutase gives MPTLMVSISGIRGIIGDGLDPEVLVNYTSAYADFCGSGKIIVGSDGRISGEMVRNIVIGTLMAKGNDVVDIGICPTPTVLFNVKKLNAVGGIQLSASHNPNEWNALKLLNGNGEFMSAEENVGMMKFLYETDKKFSAWDKLGKVTRYRKGLDNHIEAVLKLDYINVAKIRKRKFRVLLDCVNGAGAYSMPKLLSKLGCKVIEMNCERTGIFPRLPEPIPENLTATMDAVKKHKADLGIVVDPDVDRLVLITEKGEPFGEENTITQAVKFYLKKKRGNVVVNLSTTRSVEDVAKGFECQVFRAPVGEANVVKKMKEVDAVIGGEGSGGVILPQVVFGRDALTGTIIMLQHLIEYGGKMSGLKKSLPQYFIVKKKIELAPVPEGTAPRNPDDVIKKIVERYKFEKINLEDGLRIDFDDHWVHFRKSNTEPIIRCIVEAKTKEDAESLAEKYVREISSFG, from the coding sequence ATGCCAACATTAATGGTCAGCATTTCAGGTATCAGAGGAATAATCGGCGACGGACTCGATCCGGAAGTTTTGGTGAACTATACTTCTGCTTATGCTGATTTCTGCGGCAGCGGAAAAATTATTGTTGGAAGTGACGGAAGAATTTCCGGTGAGATGGTCCGTAACATTGTTATCGGAACACTTATGGCAAAAGGTAACGATGTTGTAGATATCGGCATTTGTCCAACCCCGACAGTTTTGTTCAACGTAAAAAAACTTAATGCTGTCGGTGGAATTCAACTTTCTGCTAGTCATAATCCAAATGAATGGAATGCATTAAAGCTGCTCAACGGCAATGGTGAATTTATGAGCGCTGAAGAAAATGTCGGCATGATGAAATTTCTTTATGAAACAGATAAAAAATTTTCTGCCTGGGATAAATTAGGTAAGGTAACTCGTTACAGAAAAGGTTTGGATAATCATATTGAAGCAGTTCTGAAGTTGGATTATATAAATGTTGCAAAGATCCGGAAAAGAAAATTTAGAGTTTTACTTGATTGCGTAAACGGCGCCGGGGCTTATTCGATGCCTAAGTTGTTGAGTAAGCTTGGCTGTAAAGTGATCGAGATGAATTGCGAGAGAACCGGAATCTTTCCGCGATTGCCTGAACCGATACCGGAAAATTTAACTGCAACAATGGATGCTGTAAAAAAACATAAAGCAGATTTAGGAATTGTTGTTGATCCTGATGTTGACCGGTTAGTTTTGATAACCGAAAAGGGCGAACCATTCGGCGAAGAAAATACAATCACACAAGCAGTTAAATTTTATCTCAAAAAGAAAAGAGGAAATGTTGTTGTAAATCTTTCTACAACGCGCTCAGTGGAAGATGTTGCAAAAGGATTTGAATGCCAGGTCTTCAGAGCTCCGGTTGGTGAGGCAAATGTTGTAAAGAAGATGAAAGAAGTTGATGCGGTTATCGGCGGCGAAGGAAGCGGCGGAGTTATTTTACCGCAAGTTGTGTTTGGAAGAGATGCACTTACCGGAACTATAATTATGCTTCAGCACTTAATTGAGTACGGCGGAAAGATGAGCGGATTGAAAAAATCCTTACCTCAATACTTCATAGTTAAGAAGAAAATTGAATTAGCCCCTGTACCTGAAGGAACTGCACCGCGTAATCCGGATGATGTAATTAAAAAAATTGTTGAGCGGTACAAGTTTGAAAAGATAAATCTTGAGGATGGATTACGGATTGATTTTGATGATCACTGGGTACATTTCAGAAAATCAAACACAGAACCGATTATACGCTGTATTGTTGAAGCGAAAACAAAAGAAGATGCAGAGAGTTTGGCGGAGAAATATGTGAGAGAGATTTCTTCTTTTGGATAA
- the hydE gene encoding [FeFe] hydrogenase H-cluster radical SAM maturase HydE translates to MNLCEILHKEELTKEEIIFLLNLNDKNDQQKLFDRADEVRSIYCGDEVHLRGIIEFSNYCEQNCLYCGLREDNNQLTRYRMTPEEIIETAHVISNLGIFTIVLQSGEDNYYDTDLVSYIIYQIKQNTNAVITLSLGERRFDEYREWKIAGADRYLLRHETASTKLYSTYHKKQKLEDRISHLSFLKTIGYQIGSGNMIGLPMQTIEDIADDILLCKELDLDMAAFGPFIPSPNTPYQNKSASNVDLTLRTMATARIVLKKVHIPAITALATLDDDGRIKGLNAGANIVMPDLTPRPYREQYQIYPDKKCIDDNPLNYKDCLQLQIEAVGRKISNSRSDSIKLTHQVTE, encoded by the coding sequence TTGCATAAGGAAGAATTAACGAAAGAGGAAATTATATTTCTTCTTAATCTAAATGACAAAAATGATCAACAAAAACTTTTTGATCGTGCAGATGAAGTACGTTCTATCTATTGCGGCGATGAAGTGCATCTTCGTGGAATAATTGAATTCTCAAATTACTGCGAACAAAATTGTCTTTACTGCGGTTTGCGGGAAGACAATAATCAACTTACGCGTTACCGCATGACCCCTGAAGAAATTATTGAAACAGCGCACGTGATTTCTAATCTTGGCATTTTTACAATTGTACTTCAATCCGGTGAAGACAATTATTACGATACCGATCTGGTCTCTTACATAATTTACCAGATCAAGCAGAATACAAATGCAGTTATAACTTTAAGTCTTGGCGAAAGGCGATTTGATGAATACCGCGAATGGAAAATTGCCGGAGCGGATCGTTATTTATTAAGACATGAAACAGCTAGTACAAAATTATATTCTACATATCATAAAAAACAAAAATTGGAAGACCGCATTTCTCATCTAAGCTTTTTAAAAACTATTGGTTATCAAATTGGTTCAGGAAATATGATTGGCTTACCAATGCAAACAATTGAAGATATCGCCGATGATATTTTATTGTGCAAAGAATTAGATCTGGATATGGCAGCATTCGGTCCGTTCATTCCGTCTCCGAATACTCCTTACCAAAATAAATCCGCCAGTAATGTTGATTTAACATTACGGACAATGGCAACGGCAAGAATAGTGTTAAAGAAAGTTCATATCCCAGCAATAACTGCTCTTGCTACTCTTGATGATGATGGTAGAATTAAAGGTTTAAACGCCGGCGCTAATATTGTTATGCCTGATCTAACTCCAAGACCATACAGAGAGCAATATCAAATTTATCCTGATAAAAAGTGTATTGATGATAATCCGCTTAATTACAAAGATTGTTTGCAATTACAGATTGAAGCTGTAGGAAGAAAAATTTCCAACTCTCGCAGTGATTCAATTAAATTAACTCACCAGGTTACGGAATAA
- a CDS encoding DUF58 domain-containing protein, translated as MAVKTQDYKKFLDPVVISKLKTLELKARMVVEGFKVGLHRSPYHGFSVEFSEHRPYMQGDALKNVDWKVFAKSEKYYIKQFEEETNLISHIFVDASKSMQFKHSGKVSKIDYATILAAALAYVMIDQQDSVGLAIYSDKIHTYLPPKSNRVYLKTLLSALNQIQPGGTTTTSKCLDSVAEKIKKRGLTIIISDFFDDMNSVLTALKHIHYKKNEVIVFQILDPIEKSFGFDRDSVFVDLETNEQMTTQPHQIQRAYQEAMNEYLNKLKKECLNFGIEYNLIDTSQPFDKALMSYFAKRAKLN; from the coding sequence GTGGCTGTAAAAACTCAAGACTATAAAAAATTTCTAGACCCGGTTGTAATTTCCAAACTTAAGACTCTTGAACTTAAAGCAAGAATGGTAGTTGAAGGTTTTAAAGTTGGTTTACATCGAAGTCCGTATCATGGATTCAGCGTTGAGTTTAGCGAACACCGTCCTTATATGCAGGGTGATGCACTTAAAAATGTTGATTGGAAAGTTTTTGCTAAAAGCGAAAAATATTATATCAAACAATTCGAAGAGGAAACAAATTTAATCTCCCATATTTTTGTTGATGCTAGTAAGTCAATGCAGTTCAAACATTCCGGTAAGGTTTCAAAAATAGATTATGCAACTATCCTAGCCGCTGCACTTGCTTATGTAATGATTGATCAGCAAGATTCTGTAGGGTTGGCAATTTACTCAGATAAAATTCATACGTATTTACCTCCAAAATCAAATCGTGTTTACCTCAAAACTTTGTTGTCAGCACTCAATCAAATTCAGCCGGGCGGGACAACAACAACTTCAAAATGTTTGGACTCTGTTGCAGAGAAAATAAAGAAGCGGGGACTAACAATTATTATCTCGGATTTTTTTGATGATATGAATTCAGTACTTACTGCGCTCAAGCATATTCACTACAAGAAAAATGAAGTAATAGTTTTTCAAATTCTGGATCCGATTGAAAAAAGTTTTGGTTTCGACCGTGACTCAGTTTTTGTTGACCTTGAAACTAACGAACAGATGACAACACAGCCGCATCAAATCCAACGGGCATATCAGGAAGCTATGAACGAGTACTTGAATAAATTAAAGAAGGAATGTCTGAATTTTGGAATTGAGTACAACTTGATTGATACTAGCCAGCCATTCGATAAAGCATTGATGAGTTACTTTGCTAAACGTGCAAAATTAAATTAG
- a CDS encoding endonuclease III, with amino-acid sequence MKTQKEFIIRTNSLLIKHFGIPKRNKKLPDPLDMLIATILSQNTNDNNSYKAYRNLKSRYKSWNELYDEKRTTVEKIIRVAGLARAKSTAIKNVISQLNRSTGKISLDHIKKFSSEDAINELTKYKGIGVKTASCVLLFALDRNVCPVDTHVHRTTNRIGIVSEKTPDKTFFALNKNFPERIAHSFHTNLIRLGREICKPTNPNCGICPLLKICCYPDKNFDLKKEGSKRDFMLLDNVNK; translated from the coding sequence ATGAAGACTCAAAAAGAATTTATCATAAGAACTAATTCGTTGCTTATTAAACATTTCGGTATTCCCAAACGAAATAAAAAGTTGCCTGATCCTCTTGATATGTTGATTGCAACAATTCTTTCTCAAAACACAAACGATAATAATTCTTATAAAGCATACCGAAATCTAAAAAGTCGTTATAAATCTTGGAATGAATTGTATGATGAAAAAAGAACAACAGTCGAAAAGATAATTAGAGTTGCCGGATTAGCCAGAGCAAAATCTACTGCAATAAAAAATGTTATCAGCCAACTTAATCGGTCAACAGGAAAAATATCTCTTGATCATATCAAAAAGTTCTCAAGTGAAGATGCAATTAATGAATTAACCAAGTACAAAGGAATCGGTGTGAAAACCGCTAGTTGTGTTTTGTTATTTGCACTGGATAGAAATGTCTGTCCTGTTGATACTCATGTTCACAGAACAACAAACCGAATTGGTATCGTTTCGGAAAAAACACCTGACAAGACATTTTTTGCACTCAATAAAAATTTTCCAGAAAGAATTGCTCATTCATTTCATACAAATCTTATTCGTCTCGGACGTGAAATTTGTAAACCAACAAATCCGAATTGCGGAATTTGTCCACTGCTCAAAATCTGTTGCTATCCCGACAAAAATTTTGATCTTAAGAAAGAAGGATCCAAACGGG